Part of the Bos indicus isolate NIAB-ARS_2022 breed Sahiwal x Tharparkar chromosome 29, NIAB-ARS_B.indTharparkar_mat_pri_1.0, whole genome shotgun sequence genome is shown below.
ACCAGAGACCCTGGGATACTGAGTTTTGTAAAAGATATTTGTCTTCCGTAGTTGCCTGCCTCAGTATTTCTGAAAGTCTTTCCAGCACTTATTCTGTTTTCTTAGGTTTTTCTTGCTCTTCATGAGTCATAAGTGGTCTAGATTCCCTTACTTCTTAGTTCACTCCAAAGCTAAGGTTGTGGAAAGGGGAGGTCAACGTATTAGAAGATGACCATGTAAATTAGGTGCAACACTAGTGGGTGAATGTGGTGTTATAGGCCTTGATAACAAGTAGTTAAATGTGTCCTACTTCAGTGGAAATGTGGGTATTATTGTCACGGGAAAATGAACTTCCTTGTTTCTTGTGTGTGGGAGGGATGGATAAATACTTGATTCAGtcattattttgtatttcctGTGACTTCTGTGCTGGATAATACTACTGTCTGTGTAACATTACTATCTACTGTTGTTTTTCATGGTATATTGCCATTAAATATTAGTTCTCTGTTTTGTGCAGCATTCTCCACTCGTCTCTTTGCTGTCTTGAGATTTGAAAGTGTCATCCATGAATTTGATCCGTGAGTACCTTTGCTTGGTCTGGTATTTCCTTCAAGAAGCATTCAGGTTAATGGGTTTCAGATTCAAATTCCAGTGAACTCTTGGTAATGGGGATGTACTTTCTATGCATTTCTACAATGGTCCCCTTTTTGAAACATTTCCAGTGGAATTTGAGACCAAGTGAGTCTCTCAAACTTATAAAAAATGAGAGAGGCCTTGCTGGTGTGCCTACCTATTGCTTAAGACCTGGGTAAGCTAAGAGAAGTCTGACTTCTCAGCTTGGTTGACACTTAATGGTACAGGCTACGGGAAAGGGGACTGGGCCTGGTGTGTGTTTGAGGCTCAAGAGAAAAATCAGAGGTCGTAAACTTGAGATCCATGACTTTTTTCTGTTTAACAATTTGTGTGGTATAAATTGGGTCTGTCAGTTAAGTTCTAAGACATTGAGGAAAATTTAAAGTTGTGATTTTGATTAGGGATTTTATTAGCTAAAAAGAGGCATAGGTGAAAGACATTTACTGAGCTTCATTCTGTTCCAAGAGCTGTTGTACAGATTACCTATAAATCCTCCCAGCAACCCTATGAGATGGAGGTATTAGTGTCCCCTTTTCACAAGTGTAACCGAGGCCGGCAGAGGCCATTCAAGGTCACATGTATAGTAAATGTTACATATATGGTGAATGTCACATGTATGGTAAATGTTAACACATATAATAAATGTTACATGTATAGTAAATGGAGGAGCCAAGATTTGAACTGAGGTTTGTCTCTGTTTCTAGACACTGGAGTAACTTGTGTTACTGAAAGTTAAGGCTTCAATTAAAATTTAGAGAGCTAGAATCATAGAATCTTGATGCGTCGTTGATatcataaaaatagaatattaggCTTATGGAACATTGATTCAAGTTTAATACCCACATAAGTTTGCAAGTTTGTCATATTGTTTTGGGTAGATATTTGAAAGCACTTTGGAGGCATACAATCATCAATTTTTTTCCCTCAGGAATGAGATAACTTACATTCTTTTGGTTCTTGATCACCAGTATGTTAGGGCTTTTTCTCACACCCTCTAGATGAGTGAACATTGAGATGAGATGGTCAGGGAAAGCAAGAGTATCTGCTCTGTAGTCATAGAGACAGAAGGGATGGTACAGATCATGTGATTTGACACTTCCTTTTGCAGAGCAGGAAGCTGATGCCCAGAGTGTGACCCCAGGCCAGACCTTTTCCCACTAACTTGCACTTCTCTGTCTCACTCTGCTGCTCCTGCCATTAGGTGAAGGACATGATTCTGACACCTGGTGACTGCTACCCCtatcctttctgtctctctgacagTTACCAAAATAACATTCGTCAGAATAAATAGAAGGATAGATATCTATGCCATCTGCTACTTTACCACTTCAGCTGCTAAAATTTGACCAAGGAGGAAATAGGGTTAGAGCAGTGGGCAGGAAAGATGGTTAGTCATAATCATCTTTAGTGATTAAAcagttcttttcattttacttgtttatattttattatttgtaataaatttgttagtatatatgtgatatatataaatgaattatatgataaattatatatatatatatacataatatgttatttgtctttcttttttactttttaaatgagaaacttATGGGGCTTCATAGCTTGAGCCTAAAGAACTGTGTTTTTTTGTGTATAACTCTTAAGCATTTTGtataaaatgctttttatgtgatttttatttttatgctacCATGTAGGTGGCATTCAGAACTATTTTAAATAACAACATGAGTAGATCTGATTACAAATTTAAATACTCATTAAGAGGTGTGTGTTATAGAGTAGACTAAAAAATGTTCATCCTGCATCTGGTGTTACACCCACATCTTTAGAGATGCTCCTCACTTGAAGTTCCCCGTGTGTTCTCGTGTGTGTTATGGAAATGTTCTTTTGTGTGTCGCTGTCACTTGAAAAGAGTCAAATCTGTTGGTGCCCACATCTCAGCTGTCCTGTCTTCTGAGTGCTTGAATCTTCTGGCTGGGGCTGATGCCTACTACATGCCAGCCTGGTGAAGTGTCCTTTGTTTAATTAGCCTCCAGTTGCATTTCCTTACGAGAGAAGCAGCGTTTAACTGAGACAAACGTGGAGCTGCAAATGAGGAGACTCGTGGTAATGTGAAGTGATTTTCCTGCTTCGCATACTTTCGGGTACCAAACTGACTTTGATTGGAGTGATGATAAGTTCCTCGGTGGTATAACCTGAGGAGCCAGATTCACTGCACACTGGGGCGAATACCTGGGTGTGGGGAGGAGCAGACACAGTTCTTCCCTGTCTTTCTGCAGGTACTTTAATTATCGCACCACTCGGTTCCTGGCTGAGGAGGGATTTTATAAATTCCATAACTGGTTTGATGACCGGGCCTGGTACCCCTTGGGACGAATCATTGGAGGAACAATTTACCCAGGTGAGgggaacaggatttttttttccttacagcaGTAACTTATTTGTATAATATGGAACAGTGTGTTTTATTCCTAATATCTTTGTTTTGTGACACTTGTAATTTCATTCTGATTACAGATTCGTAAAAGTAGATCCTATATAGAAGGGAGAACGTGTATGAGAGAGTGGGAGTGGGTAGCGTTTCATAAATTCTGGACTTCTCATTGAATGCACAGGATGGAAATTTATAGGCCTCCTGCAGCTGCTATGTTAGTGTTTCTGGTGGTTTGTTGAGACCCGTGTTACCACCGTATTGATAACTTGGATTTTCCCTTTCTCATTCCCTTGCGTTCTTTGTCTTAGGGGATAACCTATTGGCCTCTCTTCTTCCTGTTGCAGGCTTAATGATCACTTCTGCTGCAATCTACCATGTCCTCCATTTTTTCCACATCACCATCGACATTCGGAATGTCTGTGTGTTCCTGgcccctctcttctcttccttcactACCATCGTCACGTACCACCTTACCAAAGAGCTCAAGGTGAAGGATTTGGGGTGACAGGAGGCTTGGGAATGGATGTTGTTGAACCTCTCTAGTAGATGCTAAAGGGTGGGGGACTGAGAGCTTAAGAAGGGCAGGGAGCTAGGGGCTAAAGACAGCTTTTGATGAGCCGAATTGCTAGTTTCATCCCAATCCCTCCCTAGAATATGTGGTGTCTTATCATTAACAACTGTTTGTCCATATAAGGGAATGTTTGAAGGTCAAATATAAATTGTtgtatatggaaaaagaatttttgtGTTAGTTTACTCATCACAGgactgcctttttcttttttaactatttttggctgcattttgTCTTCATTGCTTTGGGCAGATAGCGAGGGGGGGCTGCTTATTTGTGGTGGCATCTCTTaatgcagagcctgggctctaggcacatggacttcagtagttgcggctcgagggccctagagcacaggctccatgATGGCAGCGCATGGGCTTACTTGCCCTGCAGCGTgtgaatcttcctggactggggatctaacctgtgtccgctgcattggcaggtggattcttatccaccaggccaccaaggaagtcttaggaaaagaatatttaaagtgaGATTTAGATTTTGAATCTAGTATCCCTTactaagggagagagaaaatagcTACAAGATATGTTCCAAAACAGGTAGTTCTTCTTACTGGAAACGGACACTTAGCTTAAcaattatttgttgatttttaaagaaacatttatttaaaaattctgaaacccCTTGGCTTTTATACTTAGAGTCTGTGATACGGGCTCTGCTTCCCCAGGTGTCTGCCTCGCTGACCCTGGCTCCTAGGATGCTGTTCTCTGTGGCTGTGGTGTCAGGGAGATACCAGATGTGCTAAACCAGTTGGAGGGCTTGGGAAACTTGAGTTTAGTTTGAAAGCTCTTTCATCCTTCTCCTTGCTGCCCTGTTACAGATTTGACACGTATCAACAGACAGGTCCTTCCTCTTTCCTTGTGTgggttatattttgtttttcctttttcccgaGTTCACAGATTGACTCATAATATTCCAGCTCTATTATCTAAGCTGGTATCTTTAGTctactgtatattatcacctctGTTTGTTGACTTTTTAGCTCAAATACTTATGTCTTCCTTTGTCTATGCTTGCATAGCTTTTAGGGGTGTGACTCGTGTTCCTGTGGTGTGCACATGTTGTTGAAGGGGGACTCAAATCTGGGGGTACTCCGACCCAGCCGCCCGTTCTGGGGCAGCATCTGCCTGATTTCATGGTTTGTCTGTTCTTAGCACACGTGTACTCAGTTTCAGACTTAGTACAATGGCAGGAAGGGAACTGGTTGTGAGGTGTGTAACTTTCTTGTGCTGCAAGCTTTCCTAGCATCACATCTCCCTTGCAAAGTGTTGAACTATTCTCTGGGCCCCGTAGAAGCAGATGGGACTAGTggaccctctcctctcccacagcTGTGTTGGTGTTGACTTCCTGTTACCCTTCTTGTCTTACAGGATGCAGGAGCTGGGCTTCTTGCTGCCGCCATGATTGCTGTGGTTCCTGGCTATATCTCCCGGTCTGTGGCTGGCTCCTATGATAATGAAGGTAAGACTTAAAGTTCACCTTATTATCCAGTAGAGCTCTGTGAAGGGTAATAgaatctgggttcaaatctgcTATTTAGCAATAGGAAAAATGGTGTCTGGGTGAGAAGATTAGAAGTGGGCAGGAAGGGACCTCAGACTGTTAAGTTTATATTCTCTCTCTCGTTTTCTCTAGAAAGGTAGCTGGTAATTTTCCTTAAATAAGGCCTCTGGCTCATCTCTGTATTACTAAAAGGAGAGTTAGGTTTTAGGGTTGGAtgggtttttgttattgtttattcactcagtggtgtctgattcttttgcgatcTCATttgctgtagcccaccaagctccaggGTTGAATGATACTGTTGTTTTAACACTGtaatcatttgctttattttagatgAAAGGAATGGATATTCTTAAAACCATAATgacttttattgatttatttccaAATCACtgtatttattgaatgttatTGGTAATCAGTGTTAGGTATTACAGAAATAGTTAATGAATAAGAGTATTGGCTTATAGTTAAGGAATTACAGAGATAgataatgaacaaaataatttagCCCATAATCTATTAATGCAGATTAATGCAGacctataaaaataaatcttaacgGGCAGATAGTATTGTATGCTATGAGAGAAATATGAACAGAGTACTTTGGGAGCGCAGTGAGAGAAGAGATTCCAATTTGGGGATCAGGGAAGGCTTTTTGGAAGTAGTTGTGTTTGAACTGGGCCCTGAAGTTGGAACTTCATTAGGCAAATATTAAAGAGCGAGGCAGTCAGGGCATAAAGACCACCTTGTGGTAAAACGCAGAAGCAGGGTGGTGCTTGATAGTATGGGATATCATTAGGACTCAGATAGCAGGTTCAGTGCCTGAAAAGAAGAGTAGCAATAATGACTAACACTGAGTGCTTGCTGCAGGCTAGATTCTGTTGCAAGTGCTTTACATGCAGTGGTTAAATTGGTCTTTATGACACATTTATGAAGTGGACACTATTATGGACTCTTTTTCTTTTACCAGAAACTAATTCAAAGAGATGTAGAGCAGTTACACTGTTACTGGGTTGTAGGTCTGAGATATGCAGGTAGTTTGTTGCAGATCAGGATTTAATATCCCAGTGTGGCTTTATTGAATTTTGTGTTCCTTCTGCAGGGATTGCCATCTTTTGCATGCTGCTTACCTATTACATGTGGATCAAAGCAGTCAAGACTGGTTCCATCTACTGGGCAGCAAAGTGTGCCCTTGCTTACTTCTACATGGTAACTCTTCACTCCCTTCTTCCAGGAGTCTCTCTATGTTTGCATACCTGTTGGGATTAACTGATGTAAACTGGAAGTAGCTCTTGGGGTTTGAGACCATAGAGTAGAGGACAGAAGCCTTTATGGTCTCTTGTGTCCATACAAAGCCTGACCCAAGGCAGGCGGATGATAAGatagaggaaattttttttaatttttagaggtCTCCAGATACTGTATTTCTTATGGATACATATTGGTTGGCTAGCTCTCTTTTCTGATATGTTtcccttaaattttttctttcctaacacATACTTTTTTCTGTTCAATCTTTCATTAACCCTGAGACTTCTTCCCTTAACTGTTTCGCTTGCTCACATTTCACGTGTATCCCTAAATCCTCCATGTGACCTTATAGTAGGTCGCATCCAGATTAACGCCGAGGGTTAGGGGCCTTTTGTTTTGTGATCACAATGACAAGAGCCATATAGAACAGAGGACTGAGTTAACAGTAATGGGTTTAATTTGATTTTCCTGTTTAAAGAAGTCAGTTACTTAAAGTGTTTAAACCACTTGGCATTAATAAAATTTTTGGTTACTATAAAAAGGTGTTCTGTAAAAAGGTCACAGGTAACGAGGAGGAGTGCTGAAAGGAGCTgtcctttttcctcctgtcctagGTCTCTTCCTGGGGAGGTTATGTGTTCTTGATCAACTTGATCCCTCTTCATGTACTAGTGCTGATGCTCACGGGACGTTTCTCGCACCGGATCTACGTGGCGTACTGTACTGTCTACTGCCTGGGCACCATTCTTTCCATGCAGATCTCCTTTGTGGGTTTCCAGGTGAGCCCTAGACTGAGTGGAGTTTTTAgtttcttccacttttttcctaaTCATCTCCAACTAAATTGATTTATCTTGGATTCTGGTGAGGATGTTAAAACTTACAGGTCTGACCTTGGACTGCTTGTGTTAACTGAAACAACAGAATCATTGGTCAATAAAGTCTGCCCCCTGAGAGGGTTAATATTTGTTCATGTTGTTTAATTGCTCTTAAGTTAGCTTAAGTTTGGGGAGAAGCAGGGGTATTTTGGTAGAACTGAGTTGATGTGAGTGATCACAGTTATCTTTTTCAGTCCTTCTTAATGTGAATGATCCCATTCAGTAGTAATGACCCTTGAACTTGTTAATGGGGCCAAGTAATTAAGTCCTTTAGGAAGCAGAACATAGAGCTTTTAACCACATTACTCCATAGGGTTAAGAGACAGCTATTAAATCCGAGGAATGATGCGATATGTGTGATTTTTCATGTAAAATTCTTACGAAAAGTGGAACCCTTATTCAGCTCAGCAAGTATTCCTTTGCTCATCCCCTACAATGTGCAATTTGCTAATAACTGGGAAATGTAAAAAGTAAAGATGTGATCCTGGTCCTTAAGGAAGTCTTTCTGGGAAAGACACCCATGTAGCTCTCTGTGATGTAGTGGTCCTAGAAATGTAGTCTTGGACCAGCAGGCTCAGCAGCATCAGGGAAtacattagaaatgcaaattcaggATTTGAATCTACTGAGTTTCAGAAGCTCTGGCGGTGGGGCTCAGCTGTCTGTGTCTGAACACCCCCTCTTCATTCTACCATGATTATGCTGCCTGGTGGAGTTTGAGAACCGATTGTCTAAGTTACAGGAGAGATCTAAGGTGTGTAGATACAGAGGAGAGCAATGGATTTCAGCTTGGCAGAGTAGGAGGCAATAGTATTTGCTTGGGGCCTTGAAGGGAATTTCAATGAATGCAAATtttgggaaaatgagaaaattacaGTCGAGGCTCAAGAAATAGCCTGAGCAAAGGCCAGACATGTGATATTGATAGACTATGGTACACTTTGGACTCCAGGTATTCTGTGGAAATATGGCAGGTAAATTAGACCCTCCCCTGGATTGGCCCTAATTCCTTGGTAGCCTCAGAACTCATTGGACCCTTTGGTCTGAACTTGGTCTGGATAATTCAGGTCAAGGCTGGACCCGTTGTTTTCCTGACATTCTCACACATCTGCTTTCACCTGCAGCCCGTCCTTTCATCAGAGCACATGGCAGCCTTTGGGGTGTTTGGTCTCTGCCAGATTCATGCCTTTGTGGATTATCTACGCAGCAAGTTGAATCCACAGCAATTTGAAGTTCTTTTCCGAAGTGTCATCTCCCTAGTGGGCTTTGTCCTTCTCACCATTGGAGCTCTCCTCATGCTGACAGGTAGGAAAGGCTTTTAGTATTAAGTATAAATGGGTATGAACATAGCATAAACTCCGAAAACATGGGTTATTTCCTGACCACAGGAAGATgcattctttttctcccctttgtCTTGATTTCATGCATATAAAATCCATATTACACACTCAATCCATTTGTCAGCCAGTGTTTGGATTCAGCatagaaaaaagatcttattGGATCAGTATTTAACCTCAGAAGACTCACACTTGGTAACAGAACTATATTTACCatgcttgtctttctcttttttcttttgtccttttctttcctgtattGGTAGGGTAGGGGAAATCCTAACATTGTTTGCCCTACAACGTGACTTCATCTAATCCTAAATGACAGGACTGTGTCTGTTTAGTTTGGTTAGCATTGCACATTTTCCTCACGTGATGTCTCAGAGTCTAATTTGATTTTGCCCAGTCCTCTGTATTGTCTAATTCAGAGCAACACTGGAGGACGGCCTGACTTAGTTTATAGCATTGGCCTTGGTTTGACCAGATTTAGTCTAACCCTTCCAGGAAGCATTTCCACCTTCCTTCTCTGAGTTTATCATACAGCCTGACTTTATTCTGCTGACTGTGCTGACATAAGTACTCTCAAATTTGAAAGAAAGGAATCAGTGAAGTTCTCAAGGTATTCGTGACATTTAGACAAAAACCTAGTCTTGCTTTGTCTCAGAGAATCTTATTAAAATGGAAAGTTATGATTAGTTAGGATCAGATGTTATTTTGTTTCAGAAGtaattgtgaaatatttgttGCCTCTTtgctgccaggaaaaatatctccCTGGACGGGGCGTTTTTACTCACTGTTGGACCCTTCCTATGCTAAGAACAACATCCCCATCATCGCCTCCGTGTCTGAGCATCAGCCTACAACCTGGTCCTCGTACTATTTCGACCTACAGCTTCTTGTCTTCATGTTTCCAGGTCTGTCTGCCTTGTTCTGAAGTGGTCTTCTTTGCAAGAATTATTTGattgaaaataagtaaaatacccccatccatatatttttattgtttttgttttttgcctgtgTATTTATGTGGTACAGAAGATGGCTAAACACGTTTTTCTAATATTTGAAGCAGAATGGAAATCAGAAGTTGAACAATTGCAGATACTGGCAAGTTCAGAGTGTCACAGTTTTCTGTTCAGTTGTATTATAAAATTCAACtctaattcagattttttttttagtacttctAGTGTACCCAACCCCTCATCCCTGACTCCTTCCCATTTATCTTCTTGATATTATTTTGATAGTAGGCATAGCTGATTGTAAAGTTTCTTCATCTAACTTACCTTCTGGCCAGTTCAGAGATAAGAATTTACCACTGgtagggaactttttttttttattgaaataactATATTTTTTCTTACTGTGAAAATAAGTTGTCTTTTATACGAATAGAGACAAATATTAAAGTTTCAGGAATTCTCACCACACACCTGTTGCTCCTGTTAACAGTTGGAATGTATATTCATCCAGTTGTTTACTGATTAAAAGTCAGATGATAGAGTTTTTCTCCTGacttctaaaattttataatcaTAATTTATGTTATTTAGGATTACGTCAGTGAAATAGTGTTTAAGATAcagcatttgttaattttttaagtacAGAGGTATGTAAAGAAGGTGGCAAATGGTCCATAAACTtccaaagcaaaattttaattgatgtgttttattctgttttataaatattctgtAGTTAAATACCTCCTTTatgttggacatttaggtggtttcAGATTTTGTGCTATTTTAGAGTGCCATAGTAACATCTTTGCATGTGTCTGATTGtttttccagctcttcacttcttttttccctttatttttgtaGTTGGTCTCTATTACTGCTTTAGCAACCTGTCTGATGCCCGGATTTTCATCATCATGTATG
Proteins encoded:
- the STT3A gene encoding dolichyl-diphosphooligosaccharide--protein glycosyltransferase subunit STT3A, whose product is MTKLGFLRLSYEKQDTLLKLLILSMAAVLSFSTRLFAVLRFESVIHEFDPYFNYRTTRFLAEEGFYKFHNWFDDRAWYPLGRIIGGTIYPGLMITSAAIYHVLHFFHITIDIRNVCVFLAPLFSSFTTIVTYHLTKELKDAGAGLLAAAMIAVVPGYISRSVAGSYDNEGIAIFCMLLTYYMWIKAVKTGSIYWAAKCALAYFYMVSSWGGYVFLINLIPLHVLVLMLTGRFSHRIYVAYCTVYCLGTILSMQISFVGFQPVLSSEHMAAFGVFGLCQIHAFVDYLRSKLNPQQFEVLFRSVISLVGFVLLTIGALLMLTGKISPWTGRFYSLLDPSYAKNNIPIIASVSEHQPTTWSSYYFDLQLLVFMFPVGLYYCFSNLSDARIFIIMYGVTSMYFSAVMVRLMLVLAPVMCILSGIGVSQVLSTYMKNLDISRQDKKSKKQQDSTYPIKNEVASGMILVMAFFLITYTFHSTWVTSEAYSSPSIVLSARGGDGSRIIFDDFREAYYWLRHNTPEDAKVMSWWDYGYQITAMANRTILVDNNTWNNTHISRVGQAMASTEEKAYEIMRELDVSYVLVIFGGLTGYSSDDINKFLWMVRIGGSTDTGKHIKEHDYYTPTGEFRVDREGSPVLLNCLMYKMCYYRFGQVYTEAKRPLGYDRVRNAEIGNKDFELDVLEEAYTTEHWLVRIYKVKDLDNRGLSRT